Genomic window (Marinobacter fonticola):
GGCAGTGGCAAGGGGAGCTTGCGTAGCTGTTTCTGGATCACGCCCCGTGTGGTGGCTTCGATAGCCGTCGAGGCCAAAGACGCGAAACGGAATGGCTTGCGGATCAGGTTGGCTCCCACATGCAATAGTGCCCGCTCATCGGTAGGCGCTGGTCGGGGGCGCCAGGGTTGGGGGGATTTGATCGGGTCCGGATGGGGGCTGTATTCCAGCAGCTTGCCCATGATTTCTTCGCCACTGAACGCGTCGATGGCGGCGTGATGCAGGCGCACGATCAGCGCAAATCCCTGACCTTCGTCCGGGGCGCGATTCTCTGCGCTGGTGTTTAGTCCATCGACGAAAGTGATATGCCATAGGGGGCGATCGCGCTTGAGCGGCTCTTGCAAGATGCGCGACGCCAGCGCCATGAGGCTGTCTGCATCGTTGCGCGCCCCCATTTTTACGTAGGCCAGGTGGCGTTCGATACTGAAGTTGGCATCATCGACCCAATAAGGGGCACCCAACCGAAGTGGCACCTGCTGCAGTTTTTCCCGAAAGAACGGAACCACATGAAGGCGGCTTTGCAGATAGGCGACGAAGGTGCTGAACGAAAGGGGAGTCCGGCACTCCTGGCCATCGAAAATGTATATGCCGCCGATATGCATCGGGGCGGTGTCGGATTCCAGATAGAGAAAAGAGGCATCCAGTTCGGACAGCTGCCGCATGAATCACTCCCTGCATTAACGGCCGGGTCATCATTGAGAGTAGGGGTCGTAATTGAAAGTAGTAGCCGGCGCCATTTTGCGCCCCCTGTGCCGAGTCGTCGAGTGTCATTACAGGCTTTTTTGGCGTTACAGGTCAGACGGGGGCAAAGCTAACGGCTGAGCGGGTCGATCCAGCGGCTAAACTGATGGGGTTCCGACAGTTTATCCCAGAACCATCGGAGCGCGTTGCCCTGGCAGGCATGGTCGTCTCCCTGGCTTTCATGGTGTCGCACCAGGTGCAGAACCACCGGTTGTCGAACCGCCTCCACGTCAAGTCCGACCAGCGTACCGTTGGCAAGGCGTTCTCGAATTCGTGGCTCGGGTAGCCAGCCTACCCCTAGCCCGGCGGCCTGGGCACTGATTTTCTGGTCGATGTTGGTAACCGTGATTGTCCGCTGACGTGAAAAAATGCCTGCCGTCGCGGGCTGCATATGACGGGCGCTATCCGCAGCGACGATGGCTGGGTAGCGGGCCAGGGTGTCTTCGGGAATAACGCCCGTTTCATGGCACAGGGGATGGTTCGGCGCAACCGCATAAACAAAGGGAACCTGGCCTAGAATGCGGGTGGCGAAAGGCCCTGCAGGACGGCTGAGCGAATCGGCGCCGAATACGAGATCTACCCGCCGGCACTGCAGTGCATCCCAGGCCCCGGCGAAGACTTCCTCCACTAACTGAATTTCCACGGGCACATCCAAAGCCTGGAAAGCACGAATGGCCGGAAACAGGGCGTCCATGGGCAGTAGCGTATTGACGGCGATCTTGATGCGAGTTTCCCAGCCCTGGGCAACTTGCTTGGTGGCGTGAGCTAGGGCGTCCGTAGCATCCAGGAGGGCGCGGCCCTCGTTGAGCAGGTAGAGCCCGGCCGGGGTCAGCTTGGCCCGATGCCCGGAACGGTCAAAAATGTCGATACCCAGGTCATCCTCGAGTTTTTGCACGGTGTAGCTGATGGCCGAGGGTACACGAAACAGTTCTGCTGCGGCGCCAGCGAAACTGCCTCTACGGTCAATAGCATCAAGGACTTTGAGAGCATCAATGGTGATTGCGTTATGCATGTTCAGTCATTCTGAATAAGTTGGCCAGAAATCATCGTTTGAGTGGACGACAGTGTAATCGTAGTCTCAATGCATGCTCCAGTCGGTCTTATGTTTTAACGTCGACCGAATTGAGCCCACTCTACACCCCGATTATCAAGGAGATCTCCATGGGATTGCTGGTTGATGGGAAGTGGCAGGATAAGTGGTACGACACCGACAAGTCTGGCGGTAAATTCGAGCGTGAAAAATCCCGGTTTCGCAATTGGGTGACGGCTGACGGTTCGCCCGGCCCGTCAGGCAGGGGGGGATTCGCTGGCGAATCGGGCCGCTATCACCTATACGTTTCCATGGCTTGTCCCTGGGCTCATCGCACGCTTGTCTTCCGTGCGCTGAAGGGGCTTGAGCCGCACATCTCGGTCTCTGTCGTGCACCCGCACATGCTCGAGAATGGTTGGGAGTTCAGGCCGGACGATCCTGTCCATCGGGACCACATTAACGGAAAGCAGTTCCTGCATCAGGTTTATACCCAGGTTGCTCCCGATTATACCGGGCGGGTGACGGTACCTGTGTTATGGGATCGCCAAACTGGCGAAATTGTCAGCAATGAGTCGGCCGAAATCATCCGCATGTTCAACGATGCGTTCGATCATCTCGAGGGGGTTAGGGGCGATATCGATTTCTACCCCGATACGCTGCGCGCCGATATTGAAGCCGTTAATGAGCGGGTCTATCGCTCCGTCAATAACGGTGTTTATAAGGCGGGCTTCGCAACGGCTCAGGCTGCTTATGAAGAAGCCTACCGTGCGCTGTTCGACTCGCTGGACTGGCTGGACGAGCGCCTCGCCGGGCAGCGCTACCTGGTGGGAAATGTTTTAACTGAAGCCGACTGGCGCCTGTTCACGACGCTGGTACGCTTCGACGCGGTGTATTATTCCCACTTCAAGTGCAATCGCCAGCAATTGGCCAGCTTCGCCAATCTGTCCGGGTATCTGCGCGATCTTTATCAGGTGCCGGGCGTGGCGGAAACAGTCGATATCGAGCAGATCAAATCGCACTACTACGTTAGTCAGCGTACCGTTAACCCCACCCAGATCGTCCCGGTCGGCCCGGCGCTGGATCTGGATGCGCCCCATGGTCGCGATTCTATGGGGCCGGCCTTCGGTAGGGGGTGAGCGGTCAGGCGGTCCGTGCCACCGCGACGTCAGTGAGTAAAATCAGCGCGTCGCGGTGGGGCGACGCGGGCAGCTCAGTGACGCAAGCGCGTGCCTTTTCGGCCTCGGTTTTGGCTTTGGACACCGTATAGTCCAAGGCACCGGAGGTTTCCACGATCTGGAGGATCCGGGCCATCTCGTCGAGTCCGCCTTTCCGGATCGCTGAGCGAATCAGCTGACTCTCGGTTTCGTTGGCGTTGGCTATCGCGTGGATCAAAGGCAGGGTTGGTTTTCCTTCGGCCAAGTCGTCCCCCACGTTTTTGCCCATGGTTTGGGCGTCGCCACGGTAATCGAGAACATCGTCGACCAGCTGAAATGCCATCCCCAAGTGTTTGCCGTACTGCCGTAAGTTGGACTCGGTGGCCGCATCGGCGCCTGCGAGTATGGCGCCGGAGTGGGATGCTGCTTCAAATAGCATGGCCGTCTTATTGTGGATAACTGTCATGTACTGACTTTCCGAGATATCCGGATTGCGGGTATTCATCAATTGCAGTACTTCGCCCTCGGCTATAACAGCGGTGGCATTGGATAGCACCTCCATGATGGGCACGCTGCCCAGCTCGACCATCATCTGGAAAGCGCGGGAGTACAGAAAATCTCCCACCAATACGCTGGGCGCGTTGCCCCAGTGGGCATTCGCCGTCGCTTTTCCGCGGCGCAGATCCGAGGTATCCACCACGTCATCGTGGAGCAGGGTGGCGGTATGCAGGAATTCGATGACGGCGGCGAGTTTGAGGTGGTCGTCGCGCTCGTAGTCCAGGGCGCGAGCCGTTAGGAGCACCAGCAAAGGGCGCAGGCGCTTGCCGCCGCTGTCGACGATGTACTGGGCGATCTTCTCCACCAGTGGAACATCGGACGATAAACGGCGGGTAATCAGATCGTTGACGCGGGCGAAATCGTCCGCCACGGTTTCATAGATACGCTGCGCTGTCATGCGGGTAGTCCGGTTGTTATCGGGTGGGACGCGGCAATGCTAGGTACTGCTCCCAGGCGTGTCAACTTGATGGACGCGCCAACAGGGCAATAATTGCCCGCAACCAACATAGCCTTATGTTATATGCCGACGCGTTGGAAATTAAGGCTTTTGGTTGCTTGTAAAGAACGGGTGGTTTTCGTACAATTGCGCGCCCTGGGATTTGCCGGATGCATAACGGTGTACGGCAGTCCTGTACTCATCCCAACCTGCGCTCCCTGCTATAGGGTTGCCAGAGCGCCTCCCTTAGAACCAGGTGGATTCAAGAGCAGGGATGGGTCATACGCGGCTTGTACAAGAGACGGCAGGCCAGCAGAACGCAGCGGAGTAGAGCATGTACGCAGTGATTGTCAGCGGTGGCAAGCAGCACCGTGTAGCTGAAGGCGAAGTCCTGAAGCTGGAAAAAATTGAAGCTGAAACCGGTGGTACGGTCGAGTTTGATCGCGTATTGCTGGTTGCCGATGGCGACAGCGTTAAGGTTGGCGAGCCGATTGTTAGCGGTGCGTCTGTCACCGCCGAAGTGGTCCGTCATGGTCGTGGCGACAAGGTGCAGATCATCAAGTTCCGTCGTCGCAAGCACCACATGAAGCGTCAGGGCCACCGTCAGTGGTTTACTGAGGTCAAGATCACGGGTATCAAGGGCTAAAGTCCGGGAAACCCCATTAAAGGAGGCTAGTCATGGCTCATAAAAAAGCAGCAGGTAGTACCCGTAACGGTCGCGATTCTGAGTCGAAACGACTTGGGGTCAAGCGTTTCGGCGGCCAGCTCGTAACTGCGGGCAGCATTATTGTGCGCCAGCGCGGCACTCGTTTCCGTGCGGGTAGCAACGTGGGTCTGGGTCGTGATCACACATTGTTCGCAAAGTCGGACGGTGTTGTTAAGTTCGAGATCAAAGGTCCTCAGAGCCGCAAGACTGTGAGCATCGTTCCGGCCCAATAAGGGGCTGACTGCTTGCACAGCTGTTCCAAAAGCCCCGCAGCCTCTGATTGAGCCTGCGGGGCTTTTTCGTCTAAGGAGTCATCACTCCCCAGTCCACTGCTTTTTACAGTGCTCTGGCAATGCAATCCGAGCGGGCAAAACCATGAAGTTCGTAGATGAGGCGACAATTCGGGTCCAGGCGGGCAATGGCGGCCATGGTTGCCTGAGTTTTCGTCGCGAGAAATATGTGCCCAAGGGTGGGCCTGACGGTGGCGATGGCGGCGACGGCGGTTCGGTATACCTGGAAGCCGATTCGGCGCTGAATACGCTGGTCGACTACCGTTTTCAGCGCTCCCATAAAGCGCCCTCAGGCGAGGGTGGCGCCGGCCGTAACTGCTCCGGTAGCAAGGGTGAAGACCTTGTTCTTCAGGTCCCGGTGGGTACTACGATTGTCGATATGGACACCCATGAGGTGTTGGGTGATCTCACTCATGCCGGCGAGCAGCTTAAGGTGGCGCAAGGTGGTTTTCATGGACTGGGCAACACACGTTTCAAGTCGTCCATAAACCGAGCGCCCCGTCAGACCACGAAGGGCACGCCCGGTGAGGTGCGTAACCTGCGGCTGGAGCTGAAGGTGTTGGCGGATGTAGGATTGCTGGGGCTTCCCAACGCGGGTAAGTCGACCTTTATTCGTGCCGTGTCGGCCGCTCGCCCAAAAGTTGCCAACTACCCGTTTACCACGCTGGTCCCCAATCTCGGTGTGGTGAGTGTTCAGGCTCATCAAAGTTTTGTAGTCGCTGACATTCCTGGATTGATCGAAGGCGCCGCCGAGGGGGCCGGTTTGGGTATCCGCTTCCTCAAGCACTTGGTGCGTACGCGGCTGTTGCTGCATCTGGTGGATGTGGCGCCTTACGATGGTACAAATCCGGTTGAAAGTGTCCGCGCGATCGTTGGCGAATTGAACAAATTCAGCGCCACCCTGGCTGGCCGGGAGCGCTGGCTGGTCTTTAACAAAGTCGATGTCTTGCCGGAGGATGAGCGCGAGTCCGTCTGCCAGGCCGTTGTCGACGAGTTGGGCTGGGACGGTCCGGTGTACAGTATCTCCGCTTTGAGTGGTGAGGGTACGAAACCTCTGTGTCAGGCGGTTATGCGTTGGATTGAACGCCGGGCCGAGGAGGAAGCGGATAGCCCGGAGGTTGCCGAGCAGGAGGCCGCTCTGCGTCGCAAGATGGATGATGAGGCTCGGGCTCAGATCGACGCGATTAAAGAAGCGCGGCGTGCGGCGCGGATAAATGACGATGATTTTGATGACGACGACGATGATGATGACGTCGAGGTCGTGTACGCGCCGGAGTAAGGCTTGCGTCGTTAGCCAAGCTGGGCGTTTGCGGGTGAAACGAGTGTTTGAGGTAATTAGGGAACTATGGCGGAACGTGGACGGGTGCAGCGGGCTCGGCGCCTGGTTGTAAAGATTGGCAGTGCGTTGCTCACCAACGATGGTCGAGGGCTCGATGTGGCGGCGCTTGCTGGCTGGGTGGATCAGCTGGCGGCGTTGATTCGCGACGATGTCGAGGTTGTTCTGGTGTCATCCGGCTCGGTCGCGGAAGGCATGAGTCGCCTGGGGTGGCGCGAGCGTCCGCAGCATCTGCACGAACTCCAGGCAGCGGCGGCTGTGGGGCAGATGGGGCTGGTCCAGACCTGGGAGGCTCAGTTCAAGCGCCACGGTCTCCATTCCGCGCAGATCCTGCTAACGCATGACGACCTGTCCGATCGCAAGCGCTACCTCAATGCACGGAGCACGCTGCGCACCTTGCTGGATCTGGGTGTGGTGCCCATCGTCAACGAAAACGATACGGTCGTCACCGACGAGATTCGTTTCGGTGACAACGATACGCTTGGCGCGTTGGTGGCCAATTTGATCGAGGCTGACGGCCTGGTCATCCTTACCGATCAGGATGGGTTGTTTGATCGTGACCCACGCAAACATGCCGATGCCAGTCTGGTCGAAGAGCGGCTGGCCAGCGACGTAGAATTGGACGCTATGGCTGCCGGTGGCGCGGGTATGCTGGGGCGAGGCGGAATGCAGACCAAGGTTCGGGCGGCTCGGTTGGCGGCGCGCTCCGGGGCTTTTACTGTCATTGTGGGTGGGCGTTTGGAACAGGCAATCGCGCGCCTGCGCTCGGGCGAGGTGCTGGGCACGTTGCTTTTACCTGAACAGGGGCGGATCGCGGCGCGTAAGCAGTGGCTGGCGAGTCATCTCAAGACTCGTGGCCAGCTGGTGCTGGATGCCGGTGCGGTGCGCGTACTTTGTCAGGGCGGTCGCAGTCTTCTGCCTGTCGGCGTGCGTTCTGTAACCGGCCAGTTTCGGCGAGGGGAGATGGTGTCCTGTACTGACGAGTCCGGATGTGAAGTTGCCCGTGGCCTGGTGAACTACGATGCTGACGAGGCGAGAGCCATTGCCGGGCGTTCGAGTGATCGGATCACTGAAGTCTTGGGCTACATTTCCGATGAGGAAATGATTCACCGGGATAACCTGGTTATTGTTTAGGTGTCGTAATTGCGGACGCAAAAAAACCGACCAGCTGGTCGGTTTTTTTGTTTGGCTTTCAGGCTAGCCCATCAGGCGCTTTTCAGGCCTTTGATCTTGGTGGTCATGCGGCTCTTGATGCGCGCCACCTTGTTCTTGGGATAGATGCCCTTGTTAACCATGCTGTCCAGGATCGGCTGAGCCGTCTTGAATGCAGCCTGAGCTTCGTCGTAGTTGCCAGCATCGATTTTGCTTTCTACTTTCTTCACGTAGGTACGCGACATGGAACGCAGGCTGGCGTTGTGCTTGCGATTCTTTTCGTTCTGACGAGCGCGCTTACGGGCTTGGGGAGAGTTTGCCACCGTATAACTCCTGAATTCGTTTCTGAATAAATAGCGGGCGCGCTAACAATCAGCGCCTCAAAATAAATGACGCGGAATGATGCCGCTCAAGGCCTTTTATGTCAAGTTAAAAACCGCTGTGATGCGGGCTGTACAGGGTATGGTAGACTCCCGTGCGGCAATCGGCGGCCACCGTTTGTCCAGCGGTCCCTCAAGTCGCCTGATGGCCCATTCCTAAGTGCCTGTTTTCGACAACAAGGATGATGTTTGATGGCGTCCGATCCCGTCCCGCCCAAAACCCCTGAGCCAGCGCCGAAGGCCCCCGGCCTATTGCGTTCTTCGGGTGTCGTGGGTTCGATGACCATGCTTTCTCGCGTGTTGGGGCTGGTCCGGGATATGGTTATCGCACGTTATTTCGGCGCGGGTGCCGGAGCGGATGCGTTCTTCGTAGCCTTTAAGATCCCTAATTTTCTTCGCCGGCTTTTTGCGGAGGGGGCCTTTGCCCAGGCCTTCGTGCCGGTACTGTCTTCTTACCGGCACACTCAGTCGCTGTCTGACGTTCGTCAGCTCGTGAATGCAGTCGCTGGGACCTTGGGCTTGGTTCTCCTGGGGGTGACGCTGATCGCCGTGATAGGCGCCCCCGTACTGACGTCAGTCTTTGCCCCCGGGTTTACCGACGACCCGGAGAAATTCGCTCTAGCCAGCGATATGTTACGTATTACTTTCCCTTATTTGTTGTTGATCTCTCTGACAGCCTTCGCGGGTGCGAT
Coding sequences:
- a CDS encoding glutathione S-transferase family protein → MGLLVDGKWQDKWYDTDKSGGKFEREKSRFRNWVTADGSPGPSGRGGFAGESGRYHLYVSMACPWAHRTLVFRALKGLEPHISVSVVHPHMLENGWEFRPDDPVHRDHINGKQFLHQVYTQVAPDYTGRVTVPVLWDRQTGEIVSNESAEIIRMFNDAFDHLEGVRGDIDFYPDTLRADIEAVNERVYRSVNNGVYKAGFATAQAAYEEAYRALFDSLDWLDERLAGQRYLVGNVLTEADWRLFTTLVRFDAVYYSHFKCNRQQLASFANLSGYLRDLYQVPGVAETVDIEQIKSHYYVSQRTVNPTQIVPVGPALDLDAPHGRDSMGPAFGRG
- the cgtA gene encoding Obg family GTPase CgtA, which translates into the protein MKFVDEATIRVQAGNGGHGCLSFRREKYVPKGGPDGGDGGDGGSVYLEADSALNTLVDYRFQRSHKAPSGEGGAGRNCSGSKGEDLVLQVPVGTTIVDMDTHEVLGDLTHAGEQLKVAQGGFHGLGNTRFKSSINRAPRQTTKGTPGEVRNLRLELKVLADVGLLGLPNAGKSTFIRAVSAARPKVANYPFTTLVPNLGVVSVQAHQSFVVADIPGLIEGAAEGAGLGIRFLKHLVRTRLLLHLVDVAPYDGTNPVESVRAIVGELNKFSATLAGRERWLVFNKVDVLPEDERESVCQAVVDELGWDGPVYSISALSGEGTKPLCQAVMRWIERRAEEEADSPEVAEQEAALRRKMDDEARAQIDAIKEARRAARINDDDFDDDDDDDDVEVVYAPE
- the ispB gene encoding octaprenyl diphosphate synthase, coding for MTAQRIYETVADDFARVNDLITRRLSSDVPLVEKIAQYIVDSGGKRLRPLLVLLTARALDYERDDHLKLAAVIEFLHTATLLHDDVVDTSDLRRGKATANAHWGNAPSVLVGDFLYSRAFQMMVELGSVPIMEVLSNATAVIAEGEVLQLMNTRNPDISESQYMTVIHNKTAMLFEAASHSGAILAGADAATESNLRQYGKHLGMAFQLVDDVLDYRGDAQTMGKNVGDDLAEGKPTLPLIHAIANANETESQLIRSAIRKGGLDEMARILQIVETSGALDYTVSKAKTEAEKARACVTELPASPHRDALILLTDVAVARTA
- the proB gene encoding glutamate 5-kinase, with amino-acid sequence MAERGRVQRARRLVVKIGSALLTNDGRGLDVAALAGWVDQLAALIRDDVEVVLVSSGSVAEGMSRLGWRERPQHLHELQAAAAVGQMGLVQTWEAQFKRHGLHSAQILLTHDDLSDRKRYLNARSTLRTLLDLGVVPIVNENDTVVTDEIRFGDNDTLGALVANLIEADGLVILTDQDGLFDRDPRKHADASLVEERLASDVELDAMAAGGAGMLGRGGMQTKVRAARLAARSGAFTVIVGGRLEQAIARLRSGEVLGTLLLPEQGRIAARKQWLASHLKTRGQLVLDAGAVRVLCQGGRSLLPVGVRSVTGQFRRGEMVSCTDESGCEVARGLVNYDADEARAIAGRSSDRITEVLGYISDEEMIHRDNLVIV
- a CDS encoding LysR family transcriptional regulator, which produces MHNAITIDALKVLDAIDRRGSFAGAAAELFRVPSAISYTVQKLEDDLGIDIFDRSGHRAKLTPAGLYLLNEGRALLDATDALAHATKQVAQGWETRIKIAVNTLLPMDALFPAIRAFQALDVPVEIQLVEEVFAGAWDALQCRRVDLVFGADSLSRPAGPFATRILGQVPFVYAVAPNHPLCHETGVIPEDTLARYPAIVAADSARHMQPATAGIFSRQRTITVTNIDQKISAQAAGLGVGWLPEPRIRERLANGTLVGLDVEAVRQPVVLHLVRHHESQGDDHACQGNALRWFWDKLSEPHQFSRWIDPLSR
- the rpsT gene encoding 30S ribosomal protein S20 gives rise to the protein MANSPQARKRARQNEKNRKHNASLRSMSRTYVKKVESKIDAGNYDEAQAAFKTAQPILDSMVNKGIYPKNKVARIKSRMTTKIKGLKSA
- the rpmA gene encoding 50S ribosomal protein L27 yields the protein MAHKKAAGSTRNGRDSESKRLGVKRFGGQLVTAGSIIVRQRGTRFRAGSNVGLGRDHTLFAKSDGVVKFEIKGPQSRKTVSIVPAQ
- the rplU gene encoding 50S ribosomal protein L21, which codes for MYAVIVSGGKQHRVAEGEVLKLEKIEAETGGTVEFDRVLLVADGDSVKVGEPIVSGASVTAEVVRHGRGDKVQIIKFRRRKHHMKRQGHRQWFTEVKITGIKG